Below is a window of Cyanobacteriota bacterium DNA.
CCACAGTGACTTTCTGGATGCCCGCTACTTTACCCCAACCCTGGATTACGTCCACACCCAGGCGCTTCAGGCTGTTGCCCATATCAGTACGAATTTTGTTGACCAAGGTGCTGGCATGATTGGCGATCGCCCCCCGATCGAACTCCACGGATCCCACGTGTACCCCTAGAGCCTTCAAGTGCTCAGCATTGCGTAGTTCGCGTACTCGTCCTGATGCTGCTAACAGGGCCTTAGAGGGAATGCACCCCCGGTTGACACAGGTGCCCCCCATGTCTGCTGCTTCAACGATCGCGGTCTTTAGCCCACAACTGACCGCGTGCAGCGCTGCACCATGACCACCAACACCCGCGCCTAAAATCACTAAATCGTAATCAAATGCCTGACTCACGCCCTTCTCCCTACACAGTCCTAGACACGATCGCGGATGCACATCCGCCCTCAACAATGCTCTCTATTCTCACACGCTAGCCCCCCGAATGGGCAGCAAGTCACCAGAACTGCATGACTTTTTTATGGTCACCTGATCATTGTCACCACCAAACCTGTATGGTCGTCAGGGTAGGGTTTTTGCTGTTGCTACACGTAGTTCCCCTCCAGATTGATGTCAGCATCGACAATGTAGCCTCGATAAACTGGACGGGTAATCGCCGCCAATCCTCCAGAAAAAGAGCCACCGCTAAGCATTGGCAACCGAGGTCTGACCATAAATTTGCCTGTGGTGTTGACATAGCCACATTGCAGCCCTCTAAGGCGTACAGCGTTGTGCACAACTGCCCTACCTTATGAAAAGGATTATGAAAAGGATTTGGCAAAGGAACTAAGGGGACAAGGGCAACTTGTAGCCTGAGTCGTTAGCCCTAGGGATTGATGGCGAGAGCAGTCCAACCATCGTGGGGATCATAGGTGTAGCGATGACGAGTTTGGGGACTGCCCCGCAGTTCTAAGTGATCAACCCGATCGGGCAGTAGCAATACCAAGCAAAACGTGTCTAAGGGCGTGAAGGCATCGGGTGGCTCTGAGATCACAGGCTGGTTAGGATCCCAGGGCTGATCAGGGGGTGGGGAAGCAAATTGCGATCGGGCCGCCTCAGAAATGGTTTGCCACAGATGGTTCCGCGCTTCCTGCAACTCAAGATCCGAGTTATCTTTATCTACTACCAGCAAGTGACCTGCTAAGCGGAACTGTTCGCGGGTTTTGGGGAAATACCAGCACACCTCAGCCTTGGGTTGATGGGCAATGTGCTGAATTTTTTGGCTACGGCGATCGGTGATGATCTGAAGCTGGTTCGTACCCTCACGGAAGCCTCGAAACACGACCGTGCGACAGGCCGGGAAGCCATCGGGTGTCACCGTTGCCAGTTGTAGATAGCGACTGTAAATCAGGGAGCGGTTGCGGTGCAGTGCCCGTGCTAGGGGCGATCGCCAAGGGGCTAAAGGTTCTGAACTAATTGGCACGTTCCCACAGGCGAATGACTTCGTTGAGGGTTTGACGATCAGGTGCAGGAGTCACCTGTCCAGGCAGCGTTACTTCTGCACCAGGGATGTTCTGGTTCCAAGGGCTATTGGGCACTGATTTCAAATCTATAGAACTGTTGACGGGGCGGAATCCAAATTGCACAAATACGGCTTGCTGGTCAGGTTGGGAGAGAAAATCGAGAAATTTCTGGGCAGCCTTAGCTTTGCCAGCGCTGACATTACGCCGGACGATTGCCGCTGTAGACACAGTTTCAACCGTTGGATCCAGGTAGTAGATCTGGTAGGGCTTGCCCTGGTTGGCTCCTGATTGTTGCCAACGATAGAGGGCAATACTCTCATAAACCGTTGCCACATCGGCATCGTTGGGGCCGCGGGTTATAAATTCTTGCAGCAAGATGTCTGTTGATCGGGGGGGCTGATAGACCGATCGCTTTACCAAGCTGAACAGGGGGGCTAACCGGGGATCATTTAACGTTGACGGATTAGCAGGGGATCCCAACTTTGACTGCGCCCACAGACTCAGGGTCAATTGACCACTGTTAGAGCGAGACGGGTCTGTAGTCATAAAGTCAAAGCTACCCCACTCCGGTTTGCCGCCGATCGCTGCCCAACTGCCCGATTGCATCGCCTGCTCTAGCCGCTGCCATTCAAAGCGCCCGGATGGAAACAGAGCTTGTCCTCGCTCCGTCCAGGCAATGCCCACCAACACCGTTTTGGCTAGGGGACGAGGCTGCTCGTAGAAGGGTTCATCAGAATTCTGAGACTTCCAGCGATCGCTTAGTTCCTGAAGAATCTGACCATTGGCAGGAATCAACACTGTTGGATCCACATCATTCTTATCATCCAAATACTTGGTGAGCAGTTCTTGGGATCCCTGGATTTTGACCTCGACCTTGATGGAAGGGTTTGCTTGTTCAAACTTCTGCTCCAACACCTTTAGGGGTTCCTCTAACTCTGAACCAGAAGCAACCACGATCGTCTGGCTAATGCCAGGTAAGGGGGCATAGGTAAGCCCCAAGCCAGCCACAATAATGCCAATGGAGGTCAGCAGTGAAGTTTGTTTCGTCATAGGATTGTGCGAGAAAAT
It encodes the following:
- a CDS encoding pyridoxamine 5'-phosphate oxidase family protein, which produces MPISSEPLAPWRSPLARALHRNRSLIYSRYLQLATVTPDGFPACRTVVFRGFREGTNQLQIITDRRSQKIQHIAHQPKAEVCWYFPKTREQFRLAGHLLVVDKDNSDLELQEARNHLWQTISEAARSQFASPPPDQPWDPNQPVISEPPDAFTPLDTFCLVLLLPDRVDHLELRGSPQTRHRYTYDPHDGWTALAINP
- a CDS encoding substrate-binding domain-containing protein; this encodes MTKQTSLLTSIGIIVAGLGLTYAPLPGISQTIVVASGSELEEPLKVLEQKFEQANPSIKVEVKIQGSQELLTKYLDDKNDVDPTVLIPANGQILQELSDRWKSQNSDEPFYEQPRPLAKTVLVGIAWTERGQALFPSGRFEWQRLEQAMQSGSWAAIGGKPEWGSFDFMTTDPSRSNSGQLTLSLWAQSKLGSPANPSTLNDPRLAPLFSLVKRSVYQPPRSTDILLQEFITRGPNDADVATVYESIALYRWQQSGANQGKPYQIYYLDPTVETVSTAAIVRRNVSAGKAKAAQKFLDFLSQPDQQAVFVQFGFRPVNSSIDLKSVPNSPWNQNIPGAEVTLPGQVTPAPDRQTLNEVIRLWERAN